The following proteins are encoded in a genomic region of Debaryomyces hansenii CBS767 chromosome G complete sequence:
- a CDS encoding DEHA2G22814p (similar to sgd|S0007620 uniprot|Q3E747 Saccharomyces cerevisiae YLR363W-A Hypothetical ORF), with product MAQGNLKLKASGPKKVVKKSLTPKKATPLIIKPKKAPAKQHKKLTKVQQGHLMNSTEQLIAGRVGHLELIKGSRRQNEREEKARAKAGKK from the coding sequence ATGGCTCAAGgtaatttgaaattaaaagcTAGCGGACCTAAGAAAGTTGTCAAGAAACTGTTAACTCCTAAAAAGGCCACACCATTGATTATCAAGCCAAAGAAAGCACCTGCTAAGCAACATAAGAAATTAACAAAAGTCCAACAAGGgcatttaatgaattcGACAGAACAGTTGATTGCTGGTAGAGTAGGTcatttagaattaattaagGGATCCAGAAGACAAAACGAAAGGGAAGAGAAAGCAAGGGCAAAGGCTGGAAAAAAATAG
- a CDS encoding DEHA2G22792p (similar to uniprot|P38972 Saccharomyces cerevisiae YGR061C ADE6 Formylglycinamidine-ribonucleotide (FGAM)-synthetase catalyzes a step in the 'de novo' purine nucleotide biosynthetic pathway), which translates to MSNEKYLILPGPKALSPFRVNNLVQEIEKKLNKPSVVKEVVSSYVHYISLKEKLSDKQLNLVDVLLQYDTPIDLSGELSQKLVDISTISGDDVDSQKKFDLENDTYIIRILPRSGTISPWSSKATDIANICGLKDKVERIERGLNLLIKVEAGFPLSDFLSSGEILTSVFDRMTQVLYLGDHFPKYDDLFAHHSPKPLVEIDLVSSTDNLIKANKDMGLALDKGELDYLTNAFTQIIGRNPTDVELFMFAQVNSEHCRHKIFNADWTIDGAKKELSLFKMIRNTHSKNPQYTISAYSDNAAVFEGPEGYVFTPDFETKQWKSIKEKVHTLVKVETHNHPTAVSPFAGAATGSGGEIRDEGAVGRGSKSKAGLSGFSVSDLNIPDLPQPWERDVGKPNHIASSLDIMIEAPIGSAAFNNEFGRPAINGYFRTLTTEVENHKGENEIRGFHKPIMLAGGMGAIRPDLALKDTKITPGAKIIVLGGQSMLIGLGGGAASSISSGEGSADLDFASVQRGNPEIQRRAQQVIDACVSLGSKGTPIQSIHDVGAGGLSNALPELVHDNGLGAKFELRSILSLEPGMSPMEIWCNESQERYVLGVAPENLDMFSKICERERAPFAVVGEATEEQRLILTDSLLKSTPIDLDMSVLFGKPPKMSRTAVTQPLNLKPFPTSDLKLEESIERVLQLPSVGSKNFLITIGDRFITGLVDRDQMVGPWQIPVADVGVTATSLGETVLSTGEAISMGEKPTLALISAAASAKMCVAESLMNIFAADIPALDRVKLSANWMSAASHDGEGSKLYEGVKAIGLDLCPDLGISIPVGKDSMSMKMKWDDKEVTAPLALTVTAFAPVDNTSKTWTPQLQNTGEETTLVLVDLAANIKKSLGGSALAQVYKEVGDSAPTVHSNSIFKSFLQTLVVLHKQFNVLAYHDRSEGGLITTILEMGFAGRTGIDLEISGDDLLTELFNEELGAVFQIKSSEYENFVKIFETNGLSKDFISTVGKPNFESKVQNVNIKFNNEVVYEKSRSELQQLWAKTSYHIQKLRDNPKTTQEEYDSIKDNSDPGLSYKLTYKVSDDLGVSKLTTKPKVAILREQGVNSQQEMAWCFQQAGFDVVDVHMSDILSGKVTLDDFVGLAACGGFSYGDVLGAGAGWAKSVLFNERARNEFRKFFQDREDTFAFGACNGCQFFGRIAELIPGTENWPTFEKNYSEQYEARFVMVEVTDDSSNSIFLNGMKGSKLPIAVAHGEGRALFKSDNSKQQFVGSGLTAVRYVDNYGNVAKNYPFNPNGSPEGIAGISSPNGRVLAMMPHPERVCRKESNSWYPSEQGEEWGSYGPWIRLFRSARKWVGDNH; encoded by the coding sequence ATGAGTAACGAAAAATATCTCATTTTACCAGGTCCAAAAGCCTTATCTCCTTTTAGGGTTAACAATTTagttcaagaaattgaaaagaaattgaataagcCTTCAGTTGTTAAGGAAGTTGTTTCTTCATAtgttcattatatttcGTTGAAGGAAAAATTAAGCGACaaacaattaaatttagTTGATGTTTTGTTGCAATATGATACTCCGATTGATCTTTCGGGTGAGTTGAGTCAAAAATTAGTGGATATTTCTACTATAAGCGGCGATGATGTGGACTCGCAAAAGAAGTTTGACTTGGAGAATGATACTTATATCATTAGAATATTACCAAGATCCGGCACTATTTCGCCGTGGTCATCGAAGGCTACCGATATTGCTAACATTTGTGGGTTGAAAGATAAGGTCGAAAGAATCGAACGTGGTTTAAATTTACTTATTAAGGTTGAAGCAGGGTTCCCATTATCAGATTTCCTCTCGTCGGGTGAGATTTTAACTTCAGTTTTCGATAGAATGACTCAAGTTTTGTATTTAGGGGATCATTTCCCTAAGTACGATGACTTATTCGCTCATCACTCACCAAAGCCATtagttgaaattgatttggtTTCAAGCACcgataatttgattaaagCCAACAAAGATATGGGTTTAGCCTTGGATAAGGGTGAACTTGATTACCTTACTAATGCGTTTACTCAGATAATTGGTAGAAATCCAACCGatgttgaattatttatgttTGCTCAGGTCAACTCTGAACATTGTCGTcacaaaattttcaatgcCGACTGGACAATTGATGGTGCtaagaaagaattatccttattcaaaatgatcAGAAATACCCATTCAAAGAATCCCCAATATACCATTTCTGCTTATTCTGACAATGCTGCCGTGTTTGAAGGCCCAGAGGGTTATGTCTTTACTCCAGATTTTGAAACGAAACAATGGAAGTCGATTAAGGAAAAGGTTCACACATTAGTCAAAGTTGAAACCCATAATCATCCTACTGCCGTATCTCCATTTGCTGGTGCAGCAACTGGTTCTGGTGGTGAAATCAGAGATGAAGGTGCTGTTGGCCGTGGTTCAAAGTCCAAGGCTGGTTTATCCGGGTTTTCGGTCTCAGATTTAAATATTCCAGACTTACCACAACCTTGGGAAAGAGACGTCGGAAAACCAAATCACATTGCGTCGTCCTTAGATATTATGATTGAGGCTCCAATAGGTTCAGCAGCATTCAACAATGAATTTGGTAGACCAGCTATTAATGGTTACTTTAGAACTTTGACTactgaagttgaaaatCACAAGggagaaaatgaaataagaGGTTTCCATAAGCCTATTATGTTGGCTGGTGGTATGGGTGCTATTAGACCGGACTTGGCATTAAAGGACACTAAGATTACACCAGGCGCTAAAATAATTGTTCTCGGTGGTCAATCTATGTTAATCGGTTTAGGTGGTGGTGCCGCTTCATCGATTTCATCGGGTGAAGGTTCTGCTGACTTGGACTTTGCTTCTGTTCAAAGAGGTAATCCTGAGATTCAAAGAAGAGCTCAACAGGTCATTGACGCTTGTGTATCTTTAGGAAGTAAGGGTACTCCAATTCAATCCATCCATGATGTTGGTGCTGGTGGTTTATCTAATGCTTTGCCAGAATTGGTCCACGATAATGGTTTGGGTGCTAAGTTCGAATTAAgatcaattttatcattagaaCCAGGTATGTCTCCTATGGAAATTTGGTGTAATGAATCTCAAGAAAGATACGTCTTAGGAGTTGCACCAGAAAACTTAGACATGTTCAGTAAGATTTgtgaaagagaaagagcTCCATTTGCAGTTGTAGGAGAGGCCACCGAAGAACAAAGATTAATTTTAACtgattctttattaaaatcaacTCCAATTGATTTAGATATGTCAGTGTTATTCGGTAAGCCACCTAAGATGTCAAGAACGGCGGTTACTCAGccattaaatttgaaaccaTTTCCAACGAGtgatttgaaattagaagaatcTATTGAAAGAGTATTGCAATTGCCATCAGTCGGTTCAAAGAACTTCTTAATTACGATTGGTGATAGATTTATCACTGGTTTGGTCGATCGTGATCAAATGGTCGGTCCATGGCAAATCCCTGTAGCTGATGTTGGTGTTACTGCTACTTCGTTAGGTGAGACTGTCCTTTCTACAGGTGAAGCTATATCTATGGGTGAGAAGCCAACCTTGGCTTTAATTTCTGCTGCTGCATCTGCTAAGATGTGTGTTGCTGaatcattaatgaatatttttgcAGCAGATATTCCAGCATTAGACAGAGTTAAATTATCTGCTAATTGGATGTCCGCAGCATCCCATGATGGCGAAGGTTCTAAATTGTACGAGGGTGTCAAGGCTATTGGTTTAGATTTATGCCCAGACTTAGGTATTTCCATCCCAGTTGGTAAAGATTCTATGTctatgaagatgaaatggGATGATAAGGAAGTTACTGCACCATTAGCCTTAACTGTTACCGCCTTTGCGCCTGTTGATAACACTTCTAAAACTTGGACTCCACAGTTACAGAATACTGGAGAAGAAACAACTTTAGTTTTAGTTGATTTAGCAGCTAATATTAAAAAGTCTTTGGGTGGTTCTGCATTGGCCCAGGTTTACAAAGAGGTTGGTGACTCAGCTCCAACTGTTCACTCTAATTCAATCTTCAAATCGTTCTTGCAAACATTGGTTGTTTTACATAAACAGTTTAATGTTTTGGCATATCACGACAGATCAGAAGGTGGTTTAATTACTACTATTTTGGAAATGGGATTTGCTGGAAGAACTGGtattgatttggaaattaGCGGCGATGACTTATTAACTGAGttattcaatgaagaattaggGGCtgttttccaaattaaatCAAGTGAATACGAAAATTTTGTTAAGATATTTGAAACGAATGGTCTTTCAAAGGATTTCATTTCAACTGTTGGTAAGCCTAATTTCGAATCCAAGGTTCAAAATGTCAacattaaattcaataatgaagtcGTTTACGAAAAGTCTCGTAGTGAATTACAACAATTATGGGCAAAGACTTCGtatcatattcaaaaattaagaGATAATCCAAAGACAACACAAGAGGAATACGATTCTATTAAAGATAACAGCGACCCTGGTTTATCATATAAATTAACCTATAAGGTTTCTGACGATTTGGGAGTTTCCAAGTTAACTACCAAACCAAAGGTTGCTATCTTAAGAGAACAAGGTGTTAACTCACAACAAGAAATGGCATGGTGTTTCCAACAAGCTGGCTTTGATGTTGTTGATGTTCATATGTCAGATATCTTAAGTGGTAAAGTTACATTGGATGATTTTGTTGGCTTAGCTGCCTGTGGTGGTTTCTCATATGGTGATGTTTTAGGTGCTGGTGCCGGTTGGGCTAAATCCGTCTTATTCAATGAAAGAGCGCGTAATgaatttagaaaatttttcCAAGATAGAGAGGATACTTTTGCATTCGGTGCCTGTAACGGGTGTCAATTCTTTGGTAGAATTGCAGAATTGATTCCTGGCACTGAAAACTGGCCAACTTTCGAAAAGAACTATTCAGAACAATACGAGGCAAGATTTGTCATGGTTGAAGTCACTGACGATTCAAGCAATTCCATTTTCTTGAATGGAATGAAGGGTTCTAAATTACCAATTGCCGTTGCCCACGGAGAGGGTAGAGCATTGTTCAAATCAGATAATCTGAAACAACAGTTCGTCGGTTCCGGTTTGACTGCAGTTAGGTACGTTGACAATTACGGTAATGTAGCTAAAAACTACCCTTTCAATCCAAATGGTTCTCCAGAAGGTATTGCCGGTATTTCCTCACCAAACGGTAGAGTTTTAGCCATGATGCCTCACCCAGAAAGAGTTTGTAGAAAGGAAAGTAACTCATGGTACCCATCAGAACAGGGAGAAGAATGGGGTAGTTATGGTCCTTGGATCAGATTGTTCAGGTCCGCCAGAAAATGGGTCGGTGACAACCATTGA
- a CDS encoding DEHA2G22682p (similar to uniprot|P53115 Saccharomyces cerevisiae YGL150C INO80 ATPase that forms a large complex containing actin and several actin-related proteins that has chromatin remodeling activity and 3' to 5' DNA helicase activity in vitro): MNISSMLSNDSNTASQDVGGNFDDSQRNNDKGGSQDANSKKMGTGEAEDHANGNASVEGNGIANHGSATNGNTKGTDDSSNVNIVESIIPKPIRPTRSSIESDEEDVGKNYNSIISNDSEHISQRYLENFEDKVNAINKIDQVLIKGNNMRVLNQEEENLNILIRNSGEIAENYIDRVVTEDISSKANILNGKDSVGKEFKWGSTRDMKKRELELEVDNASKADTAAKKGGNKSKQGATKSTPAKKAKAKPKRKPSATDDTSEESQLGKKRKTRAGSVSGASQNDEKSANGKVKLKLTLKDQAEEDSASADAASKVTTKEQKIITKQYDNTFVSIWKDLSRKDGPKVSRLMQQSTQAKMINLKKTSILAAREAKRWQLKNNRNQKDLTTKARRAMREMFNFWKRNERIERELRKKHEKEILDKAKKEEEERESKRQSRKLNFLITQTELYSHFIGKKIKTDEFEGTDSDPNANFKSANHHYDKYSNIDGEGKDFNSIDFDNEDEESLNKAAAVNAQIALEAAKTKAQAFDNDPLKNPDTNGEEMNFQNPTLLGDINISQPDLLKCTLKEYQVKGLNWLANLYEQGINGILADEMGLGKTVQSISVLAYLAETHNIWGPFLVVTPASTLHNWQQEISRFVPEFKVIPYWGNAKDRKVLRKFWDRKNFRYGKDAPFHVLVTSYQLVVADAAYFQKMKWQYMILDEAQAIKSSQSSRWKSLLSFSCRNRLLLTGTPIQNSMQELWALLHFIMPSLFDSHDEFSDWFSKDIESHAQSNTELNEQQLRRLHVILKPFMLRRIKKNVQSELGDKLEIDVFCDLTHRQKKYYQMLTSQISIMDLLDSANNSSDDSAQSLMNLVMQFRKVCNHPDLFERADVKSSFAFGRFAETSSFLRETNELEMSYSTENLIKYNMPRIVYEEILQPTFDNDVGSRKKINNMFNIYHPSNIANDELENFSWLRFVDQSPQEMNNLSKQNIIERAINNREYSDINYERINRLKYTYDEDNESFLPNSKLLLINELQNNHALISNSTYLKELYSIKKKVYEDMVINNMKPAAEPLVKAPPVAVVCDNISFVHDLQDSLFDPKIRSSLMPLPFNRELELLKSSIPITEYPKSNMLPNAINKFIDYSNIRMPSMNRFITESGKLSKLDELLVDLRQNDHRVLIYFQMTKMMDLMEEYLTYRQHKYIRLDGSSKLDDRRDLVHDWQTKPEIFVFLLSTRAGGLGINLTAADTVIFYDSDWNPTIDSQAMDRAHRLGQTRQVTVYRLLTRGTIEERMRDRAKQKEQVQQVVMEGKSAIANKEESGNKKKDVAFLLLGNDDSSAAALNDDSEEKQNLQDSKKSQAKNLEDMYHEGEGEFSGNVTPSL, encoded by the coding sequence atgaatatttcttctatgCTATCAAACGATAGTAATACTGCTTCCCAGGACGTTGGCGGGAACTTTGATGATAGTCAAAggaataatgataaaggAGGTAGTCAAGACGCAAATAGCAAAAAAATGGGCACTGGCGAAGCAGAAGACCATGCTAATGGAAATGCTAGTGTTGAGGGAAATGGTATTGCAAATCATGGATCGGCCACAAATGGCAATACTAAAGGTACTGATGATTCGTCTAATGTTAATATTGTTGAATCTATTATACCGAAACCAATCAGGCCAACGCGTTCGAGTATAGAATCGGACGAAGAAGATGTTGGCAAGAACTACAATAGCATAATTTCCAATGACCTGGAACATATATCCCAAAGGTATTTGGAGAATTTTGAAGACAAGGTAAATGCGATTAATAAGATAGATCAAGTATTAATAAAGGGCAATAATATGAGAGTGttaaatcaagaagaagaaaacttGAATATTCTTATCAGGAACTCAGGCGAAATCGCtgaaaattatattgaCAGAGTAGTTACCGAGGATATTTCGTCAAAGGCGAATATCTTGAATGGCAAGGATTCGGTGGGtaaagaattcaaatgGGGTTCTACCAGAGATATGAAAAAGCGTGAACTAGAGTTAGAAGTAGATAATGCCAGTAAAGCCGATACGGCAGCTAAGAAAGGAGGAAACAAATCGAAACAAGGCGCAACAAAGTCGACTCCTGCTAAAAAAGCAAAGGCCAAGCCAAAGAGAAAACCACTGGCAACTGATGACACTTCAGAGGAAAGCCAACTTGgcaagaaaagaaaaactCGCGCAGGTTCAGTTTCTGGAGCTTCTCAAAACGATGAAAAACTGGCTAATGGTAAAgttaaattaaaattaactTTGAAAGATCAAGCAGAGGAAGATTCGGCTAGTGCAGATGCAGCATCAAAAGTAACAACTAAAGAACAGAAGATTATTACCAAGCAGTATGATAATACATTTGTTTCCATTTGGAAAGATTTATCTAGAAAGGATGGTCCTAAGGTAAGTAGGTTGATGCAACAATCAACTCAAGCTAAAATGATTAATCTTAAAAAGACTTCTATTTTGGCAGCCAGAGAAGCTAAGAGATGgcaattaaagaataatagAAATCAAAAGGATTTAACTACGAAAGCCAGACGTGCAATGAGAGAAATGTTCAATTTCTGGAAGAGAAACGAAAGAATAGAGAGAGAATTGCGCAAGAAGcatgaaaaagaaatacttGATAAGGctaagaaggaagaagaagaaagggAATCGAAGAGACAATCGAGGAAATTAAATTTCCTTATTACTCAAACAGAGTTATACTCACATTTTATTGGTAAGAAAATTAAGACCGATGAGTTCGAAGGAACTGATTCTGATCCAAATGCTAACTTTAAATCTGCTAATCATCATTATGATaagtattcaaatatagaTGGAGAAGGTaaagatttcaattcaattgattttgacaatgaggatgaagaatCTTTGAACAAGGCTGCTGCTGTTAACGCGCAGATTGCATTGGAGGCAGCCAAAACGAAAGCGCAAGCTTTTGATAACGATCCTCTTAAAAATCCAGATACTAATGGTGAGGAAATGAATTTCCAAAATCCTACTTTATTAGgagatataaatatttccCAACCcgatttattgaaatgtACTTTAAAAGAATACCAAGTAAAAGGGTTGAATTGGTTGGCAAATTTATACGAGCAAGGTATCAATGGTATTTTGGCAGATGAAATGGGTTTAGGTAAGACTGTTCAAAGTATCTCTGTTTTGGCCTATTTAGCGGAAACTCATAATATATGGGGACCTTTTTTGGTCGTTACTCCAGCATCAACTTTGCATAATTGGCAACAAGAGATTAGTAGGTTTGTCCCTGAGTTTAAAGTGATTCCATATTGGGGAAATGCCAAAGATCGTAAGGTGTTAAGAAAATTCTGGGATCGTAAGAATTTCAGGTATGGAAAGGACGCCCCATTTCATGTTTTAGTAACGTCTTATCAATTAGTTGTTGCGGATGCTGcatattttcaaaagatGAAATGGCAATACATGATTTTAGACGAGGCACAAGCTATTAAGTCATCGCAGTCCTCGAGATGGAAATCATTACTTTCCTTTTCATGCCGTAATAGGTTGTTGTTAACGGGTACTCCAATTCAGAATTCTATGCAAGAATTATGGGCATTATTACATTTTATCATgccatcattatttgactCTCACGATGAATTCAGTGACTGGTTTTCAaaggatattgaaagtCATGCGCAGTCGAATACAGAATTGAATGAGCAGCAATTACGGAGATTACATGTCATCTTGAAACCGTTTATGTTGAGGCGtataaagaagaatgtcCAAAGTGAATTAGGAGACAaacttgaaattgatgTGTTCTGTGACTTGACTCATAGACAGAAGAAGTATTATCAAATGTTAACATctcaaatttcaattatggatttattagattctGCAAATAATAGCAGTGACGACAGTGCACAGTCGTTGATGAATTTAGTCATGCAATTTAGAAAAGTTTGCAATCATCCAGATTTATTCGAGAGAGCAGATGTCAAATCCAGTTTTGCTTTCGGTAGGTTTGCTGAAACGAGTTCGTTTTTGAGAGaaacaaatgaattagaaatgTCTTATAGTACAGAAAATCTAATCAAGTATAATATGCCAAGGATAGTTTATGAAGAGATTTTGCAACCAACCtttgataatgatgttGGATCTCGTAAGAAGATCAATAATATGTTCAATATATACCACCCATCAAACATTgctaatgatgaattggaaAACTTCAGTTGGTTACGATTCGTTGATCAATCGCCACAAGagatgaataatttatcgaaacaaaatataattgaaagAGCTATTAACAATAGAGAATATTCAGACATAAACTATGAGAGGATTAACAGATTGAAATACACatatgatgaagataatgaaagcTTCCTTCCtaattccaaattattattgataaatgaGTTGCAAAACAATCATGCTTTGATAAGCAACTCTActtatttgaaagaattatattcaattaaaaaGAAAGTATATGAGGATATGGTTATTAACAACATGAAGCCAGCAGCAGAGCCTTTAGTAAAAGCCCCTCCAGTTGCTGTTGTTTGTGATAATATATCCTTTGTGCATGATCTTCAAGATTCCTTATTTGATCCTAAAATTAGGTCAAGCTTAATGCCGTTACCGTTCAATAGAGAATTAGAGTTGCTTAAGAGTAGCATTCCAATCACTGaatatccaaaatcaaatatgcTTCCGAATGCAATCAATAAGTTCATTGACTACTCTAATATAAGAATGCCATCCATGAATAGGTTTATTACAGAGTCAGGtaaattatcaaagttGGATGAACTACTCGTTGATTTAAGACAGAATGATCATAGAGTTTTAATTTACTTCCAAATGACTAAAATGATGGATTTAATGGAAGAATATTTAACATATAGACAACACAAGTATATTAGATTGGATGGTTCATCCAAGTTGGATGATCGTCGTGATCTTGTGCATGATTGGCAAACAAAACCGGAAATTTTCGTGTTCTTATTATCAACCAGAGCTGGTGGATTAGGTATTAACTTAACTGCGGCTGACACTGTTATCTTTTATGATTCAGACTGGAATCCGACAATAGATTCTCAGGCTATGGATCGTGCTCATAGATTAGGTCAGACACGTCAAGTTACGGTTTATAGATTATTGACAAGAGGtacaattgaagaaagaatgaGGGATAGAGCTAAACAAAAAGAACAAGTTCAGCAAGTTGTTATGGAAGGAAAATCAGCAATAGCAAATAAGGAAGAATCTGGtaataagaagaaggatGTAGCGTTCTTATTATTAGGCAACGATGATTCGTCTGCAGCTGCTTTGAACGATGACAGCGAAGAGAAACAAAACTTACAGGATTCTAAGAAATCGCAAGCTAAGAATCTTGAAGATATGTATCATGAAGGAGAAGGTGAATTTTCTGGTAATGTTACACCATCTCTTTAA
- a CDS encoding 40S ribosomal protein S3 (highly similar to uniprot|P05750 Saccharomyces cerevisiae YNL178W RPS3 Protein component of the small (40S) ribosomal subunit has apurinic/apyrimidinic (AP) endonuclease activity): protein MVNAILSKKRKLVADGVFYAELNEFFTRELAEQGYAGVEVRKTPTKLEVIVKASNTQGVLGEQGRRIHELTSLICKRFKISQEGIVIYAERVEERGLSAAVQAEALKSKLLNGLPLRRAAYGVLRFAMGAGAKGVEVVISGKLRAARAKSQKYADGFMIHSGQPTKDFIDIAIRHVLMRQGVLGIKVKIMKDPATNKFGPKSLPDAVKISEAKDDDEIIPAPTVKSYKATAEEPVEASA from the coding sequence atggTTAACGCAATCTTATCCAAGAAGAGAAAGTTAGTGGCTGATGGTGTTTTCTACGCCGAATTAAACGAATTCTTTACCAGAGAATTAGCTGAACAAGGTTACGCCGGTGTCGAAGTCAGAAAGACCCCAACCAAATTAGAAGTTATCGTTAAGGCTTCTAACACTCAAGGTGTTTTAGGTGAACAAGGTAGAAGAATTCACGAATTGACCTCTTTAATCTGTAAGAGATTCAAGATCTCCCAAGAAGGTATTGTTATCTACGCTGAAAGAGTCGAAGAAAGAGGTTTATCTGCTGCTGTCCAAGCCGAAGCCTTAAAGTCCAAGTTATTAAACGGTTTACCATTGAGAAGAGCCGCTTACGGTGTCTTAAGATTCGCTATGGGTGCTGGTGCCAAGGGTGTTGAAGTTGTCATTTCTGGTAAGTTAAGAGCTGCTAGAGCCAAGTCCCAAAAATACGCTGATGGTTTCATGATTCACTCCGGTCAACCAACCAAGGACTTCATTGATATTGCTATTAGACACGTTTTAATGAGACAAGGTGTCTTAGGTATTAAGGTCAAGATTATGAAGGACCCAGCAACCAACAAGTTCGGTCCAAAATCCTTACCAGATGCTGTTAAGATTTCTGAAGCTAAGGACGATGACGAAATCATCCCAGCTCCAACTGTTAAGTCTTACAAGGCTACTGCTGAAGAACCAGTTGAAGCTTCCGCTTAA
- a CDS encoding DEHA2G22704p (similar to uniprot|P47131 Saccharomyces cerevisiae YJR085C Hypothetical ORF), translating to MEHPAFTLSGLCAVGGIMGYARKGSLPSLIAGGTISVLYGTAGYLLKQNADYGLEIALGTSTTLLVAGLGRAIPTKFKKPLPLVLLVLGGLSTGYYTKKYNEFY from the coding sequence ATGGAACACCCAGCATTCACTTTATCAGGATTATGCGCCGTTGGAGGCATTATGGGATACGCCCGTAAAGGATCTTTACCATCATTAATTGCAGGTGGTACTATTTCTGTTTTATACGGAACTGCAGGATACTTGTTAAAGCAAAATGCTGACTACGGGTTAGAAATAGCTTTAGGTACCTCTACCACATTGTTGGTTGCTGGTTTGGGTAGAGCTATTCCTACTAAATTCAAGAAGCCGCTTCCATTAGTGTTGTTGGTCTTGGGTGGTTTATCCACCGGGTATTATACTAAAAAGTACAACGAATTTTACTAA
- a CDS encoding DEHA2G22726p (no similarity) — protein sequence MNSQQNFLTLSTDISEPFVIPNVSPISIVRAETPKPQIIKNQL from the coding sequence ATGAACAGCCAACAAAACTTTTTAACATTATCTACAGACATTTCTGAACCATTCGTTATTCCAAACGTTTCTCCAATCTCTATAGTGAGAGCAGAAACACCAAAACCacaaattattaagaacCAGCTTTGA
- a CDS encoding DEHA2G22836p (no similarity): MSVNPKLHEILSNFPEKYGKEHEQKRRTVRTDKNVEVANAQMISDTRSRLQEHIVHNSESNSTVVVSSLPELIALDPDLVAEQEKKKRKLRKSLN; this comes from the coding sequence ATGTCAGTCAATCCCAAATTGcatgaaatattatccaATTTTCCTGAAAAATATGGAAAGGAGCACGAACAGAAGCGGCGTACGGTGAGGACAGATAAGAATGTTGAAGTTGCTAATGCACAAATGATCTCAGATACAAGATCGCGCTTACAGGAGCATATAGTACATAACTCTGAGTCTAATTCGACAGTAGTTGTTAGTAGCCTCCCGGAGTTGATAGCATTAGATCCTGATTTGGTTGCAGAGcaggagaagaagaaaaggaagctaagaaaatcattgaattaa
- a CDS encoding DEHA2G22748p (no similarity) gives MQIMSCSYICRRLNSLYPSPDYVSGKKRHKESSDSSVKRRDFLSAKRLGKTPSPSSSAVKLHIITNLLV, from the coding sequence ATGCAGATAATGTCGTGTTCATACATATGTCGAAGGCTAAATTCCTTATACCCGAGCCCTGATTATGTCTCGGGCAAAAAACGTCATAAGGAAAGTAGTGACTCCTCGGTTAAACGGAGGGATTTCTTATCGGCGAAAAGGCTCGGAAAAACTCCGAGTCCGTCATCATCGGCAGTTAAACTCCACATAATTACAAATCTTCTAGTATAA